From the genome of Sander lucioperca isolate FBNREF2018 chromosome 1, SLUC_FBN_1.2, whole genome shotgun sequence, one region includes:
- the gfra3 gene encoding GDNF family receptor alpha-3: MIVLGIVFALFFSGVLPASAPVFPFPPSPTDCVEAHRVCSADLRCEALYRGLERCADQAEVSLLGEQAAAECLERQDALLNKHPALLACKCQRGFRKEEQCLRVYWRVRLLPGEDELEMSPYDDTMMDTRMASLVAASSYMQLDGENQCLKAAQDCGLYEKCGSLRSEYVLACTKRAPGTNRCNQHKCHRALRRFLERVPEEYSLGVLFCPCTNTLCGERRRKTIVPSCSYQEMEGLQPNCLHQQSFCRRDDLCRSRLADFLNNCQPSSVTVSGCLKDSAGLCLRAYAGLIGTIMTPNYISNGSADVSLWCNCEGSGNQWQDCLRLQRMFTHNSCLRNSISWMGSPGSLPADITPPPAPRPSPLVQENELLSNNHLPEHNNILVESEEEEELTQTEEEGDEGGQFDVIPLYSERATVSNLGSPGTAGAASVNAGTPNAVLLLLLLLASLSWG; the protein is encoded by the exons GTGTGTTGCCAGCCTCAGCACCGGTCttccccttccctccctcccccacTGACTGTGTTGAAGCCCATCGAGTGTGCTCCGCCGACCTCCGCTGTGAGGCATTGTACCGGGGCCTGGAGCGGTGTGCGGACCAAGCAGAGGTGTCCCTGCTGGGGGAGCAGGCGGCTGCAGAGTGCCTGGAGAGACAGGACGCTTTGCTGAATAAACACCCCGCTCTCCTGGCCTGCAAGTGCCAGCGTGGCTTCCGCAAGGAGGAGCAGTGCCTGCGCGTATACTGGAGGGTTCGCCTGCTGCCAG GGGAGGACGAGCTGGAAATGTCTCCCTATGACGACACAATGATGGATACTCGCATGGCTTCCTTAGTGGCAg ccTCATCTTACATGCAGCTGGATGGTGAGAACCAGTGTCTGAAGGCGGCACAGGACTGCGGCCTGTACGAGAAGTGTGGCTCTCTGCGATCAGAGTACGTGCTGGCCTGCACCAAACGGGCTCCCGGGACCAACCGGTGCAACCAGCACAAGTGCCACCGGGCCCTGCGGCGCTTTCTGGAGCGGGTGCCTGAGGAGTACAGCCTGGGAGTCCTGTTCTGCCCCTGCACCAACACCCTGtgtggggagaggaggaggaaaaccATCGTCCCATCCTGCTCCTACCAGGAGATGGAGGGGCTGCAACCCAACTGCCTCCACCAGCAGAGCTTCTGCCGCCGGGACGACCTCTGCAG GTCCAGACTGGCTGATTTCCTCAATAACTGCCAGCCGTCGTCTGTGACGGTCAGCGGCTGCCTGAAAGACTCAGCAGGCCTGTGCCTCCGAGCCTATGCTGGACTCATCG GTACCATCATGACACCCAACTACATCAGCAACGGCTCTGCAGACGTGTCCCTGTGGTGTAACTGTGAAGGCAGCGGCAACCAGTGGCAGGACTGTCTGAGACTGCAGCGCATGTTCACTCACAACAGCTGCCTGC GTAACTCTATCAGCTGGATGGGGAGCCCCGGCTCCCTGCCGGCAGACatcacccccccccctgctCCCAGGCCCTCCCCGCTGGTTCAGGAGAATGAGCTGCTGAGCAACAACCACCTGCCTGAACACAACAACATT CTGGTGgagagtgaggaagaggaggaactgacccagacagaggaggagggggatgaGGGGGGCCAGTTTGACGTCATCCCGCTGTACTCGGAGAGGGCCACCGTCTCCAACCTGGGCTCCCCGGGGACAGCCGGGGCTGCATCCGTAAACGCCGGCACTCCTAACGCCGTACTACTGCTCCTGCTTCTGTTGGCCTCGCTCAGCTGGGGCTAG